The following are encoded in a window of Sinomonas cyclohexanicum genomic DNA:
- the benC gene encoding benzoate 1,2-dioxygenase electron transfer component BenC has protein sequence MTDTNHSVALAFEDGITRFIDVKPGQTVADASYRARINIPLDCRDGACGTCKAFCESGTYDGGDYIEDALTDDEADAGYCLPCQMTPESDLVLRISGTAEMAKSGVGHFTATIETLHWYADNTAGLTLAVEDREKLAYLPGQYMNVKVPGTDEERSYSFSSGPDAEKLTFLVRTAPDGVMTTYLKERAAEGDTLTLEGPKGSFFLRDVKRPVLMLAGGTGIAPQLAMLEKLAGAASEGVAPAFPIHLAYGATWDKDLVEVEALERYAATIPGFTFDTIVADAESEHPKKGYVTQHLLPEHLNDGDVDVYLCGPPAMVDAVRRYFDGEGIEPTNFYYERFAVGVVNAPALAGAAA, from the coding sequence ATGACTGACACGAACCACTCCGTTGCCCTCGCCTTCGAGGACGGCATCACCCGCTTCATCGACGTCAAGCCCGGACAGACCGTTGCCGATGCCTCCTACAGGGCCCGCATCAACATTCCCCTGGACTGCCGCGACGGCGCGTGCGGGACCTGCAAGGCGTTCTGCGAGTCCGGGACGTATGACGGCGGCGACTACATCGAGGACGCGCTCACCGACGACGAGGCCGACGCCGGCTACTGCCTCCCGTGCCAGATGACCCCGGAGAGCGACCTCGTGCTGCGCATCTCGGGCACCGCCGAGATGGCCAAGAGCGGCGTCGGCCACTTCACGGCCACGATCGAGACGCTCCACTGGTACGCGGACAACACGGCGGGCCTCACGCTCGCCGTCGAGGACCGCGAGAAGCTCGCATACCTCCCGGGCCAGTACATGAACGTCAAGGTCCCCGGCACGGACGAGGAGCGCAGCTACTCCTTCTCGAGCGGGCCGGACGCCGAGAAGCTCACCTTCCTGGTCCGCACGGCCCCCGACGGCGTCATGACCACCTATCTCAAGGAGCGCGCGGCCGAGGGCGACACCCTCACGCTCGAGGGCCCGAAGGGCAGCTTCTTCCTCCGCGACGTCAAGCGTCCCGTGCTGATGCTCGCCGGCGGGACGGGGATCGCCCCGCAGCTGGCGATGCTCGAGAAGCTCGCCGGTGCGGCGTCAGAAGGCGTCGCGCCCGCCTTCCCGATCCACCTCGCGTACGGCGCGACGTGGGACAAGGACCTCGTCGAGGTCGAGGCGCTCGAGCGCTACGCCGCAACGATCCCGGGATTCACGTTCGACACGATCGTCGCGGACGCCGAGTCGGAACACCCGAAGAAGGGCTACGTGACGCAGCACCTGCTGCCCGAGCACCTCAACGACGGCGACGTGGACGTGTACCTGTGCGGCCCGCCGGCGATGGTCGACGCCGTGCGCCGGTACTTCGACGGTGAGGGCATCGAGCCGACGAACTTCTACTACGAGCGGTTCGCGGTCGGCGTCGTCAACGCTCCCGCCCTCGCCGGCGCCGCCGCATGA
- a CDS encoding 1,6-dihydroxycyclohexa-2,4-diene-1-carboxylate dehydrogenase, whose translation MTTAADRRPAVFAGRFEGRGVLVTGSAQGIGRAVAERIAAEGGEVTLVDRAALVHEVAGGIREAGGKAHSVTADLETYDGAVAAVDGSLAAAGHIDVVVNNVGGTIWAKPFEHYTSEEIEKEVRRSLFPTLWMCRAVLPHLIAQESGTIVNVSSVATRGVNRVPYAASKGGVRAITTALALEAAPHGVRVVATAPGGTEAPPRAVQRGPLPETEQEAAWYQQIVDQTVDSSLMKRYGTLAEQAAAICFLASDEASYITGTILPVAGGDLG comes from the coding sequence ATGACGACCGCTGCCGACCGGCGCCCCGCCGTCTTCGCCGGGCGGTTCGAAGGACGCGGCGTGCTCGTCACGGGCTCGGCCCAGGGGATCGGACGTGCGGTCGCCGAGCGCATCGCGGCCGAGGGCGGCGAGGTCACCCTCGTCGACCGGGCGGCGCTCGTCCACGAGGTCGCGGGCGGCATCCGCGAGGCCGGGGGCAAGGCCCACAGCGTGACCGCGGATCTCGAGACGTACGACGGCGCGGTGGCCGCCGTGGACGGTTCGCTCGCCGCGGCGGGGCACATCGACGTCGTCGTCAACAACGTCGGGGGGACCATCTGGGCCAAGCCGTTCGAGCACTACACGTCCGAGGAGATCGAGAAGGAGGTGCGCCGCTCGCTCTTCCCGACGCTGTGGATGTGCCGCGCGGTGCTGCCCCACCTCATCGCCCAGGAGTCCGGCACGATCGTCAACGTCTCCTCCGTGGCCACGCGCGGCGTCAACCGCGTCCCGTACGCGGCGTCGAAGGGCGGGGTGCGGGCCATCACCACGGCGCTCGCCCTCGAGGCGGCCCCGCACGGCGTGCGGGTCGTCGCAACCGCCCCGGGGGGCACCGAAGCGCCGCCGCGCGCAGTCCAGCGGGGGCCGCTGCCCGAGACGGAGCAGGAAGCGGCCTGGTACCAGCAGATCGTGGACCAGACCGTGGACTCCTCGCTCATGAAGCGGTACGGGACCCTCGCCGAGCAGGCCGCCGCGATCTGCTTCCTCGCCTCGGACGAGGCGTCCTACATCACGGGCACCATCCTGCCCGTGGCCGGAGGCGACCTCGGCTGA
- the benB gene encoding benzoate 1,2-dioxygenase small subunit: MTLMTTIVPGTIGLDDVRQFLYREAGFLDDREFDRWVDCYHPDAEFWMPAWADDDTLTEDPQREISLIYYPNRGGLEDRVFRIKTERSGATSLPDPRTGHNITNVEILRQEGDVVDVRFNWFTLYYRYNTVDTYFGVSFYTIDFSGTQPVITKKKVVLKNDYIHHVVDIYHI, translated from the coding sequence ATGACCCTCATGACCACCATCGTGCCCGGGACCATCGGACTCGACGACGTGCGCCAGTTCCTGTACCGCGAGGCGGGCTTCCTCGATGACCGCGAGTTCGACCGCTGGGTGGACTGCTACCACCCCGACGCGGAGTTCTGGATGCCGGCCTGGGCGGATGACGACACGCTCACCGAGGATCCGCAGCGCGAGATCTCACTCATCTACTACCCCAACCGCGGCGGCCTCGAGGACCGTGTCTTCCGCATCAAGACAGAGCGCTCGGGTGCTACGAGCCTCCCGGACCCGCGCACGGGCCACAACATCACCAACGTCGAAATCCTGCGCCAGGAGGGCGACGTCGTGGACGTCCGCTTCAACTGGTTCACGCTCTACTACCGCTACAACACCGTCGACACGTACTTCGGCGTCTCGTTCTACACGATCGACTTCTCCGGCACGCAGCCGGTCATCACCAAGAAGAAGGTCGTCCTCAAGAACGACTACATCCACCACGTCGTGGACATCTACCACATCTGA
- a CDS encoding AAA family ATPase → MLNPRDDAVARAQELSELDSLLGAAASAGPAPRRAVCAVVEGPQGIGKTALCEAFLQVHPELTVALADTSPWERGLPGGVLAQLGLPRSEPADDESAQATDPPHLHPHGEPEWLPAGRAALEGLTALTAEGPAVVVLDGLEHADTLSLEALAYAVRRVRTPLFVLATENPATAVPSSPAVAFSEAVRARRIRLAPLPPEDLRALARARTGAELSPEAAQSLWRVSRGNPGLALEALEHGLEALGPEGLAAHGPDAVVPSVAARTAAALALLPPAARSLVEAVSVLGGTPTGAAAAQLAGLPADDAGALLAAADAAWSAGLLECRTVAGSLQLTIREPLVRDAVHDGLGPGYRAALHSHAARLATSTRERVRHLVAAAVMPDAGLAAEVDTLADEEAAEGDWSAAADALVAASQLHIDPVLREDRLLRAAEAMVGAGDLPQAAPLARRIESLPQSAARDAVLAYYAIHKGQARRAAALLDRAWETRDPLKSAGLASRIAQYRVLDSLAEWDIPALLDWTATAVRLAGPNSTAGIEARAMLGLGLGCAGRPEEARQAYDELGASPQLGGRDQRLHLGRGWLALALDDLDEARLELRAAIPPARRPGALRITLWAHAWLARAEFTVGRWDDALAVARSGIALNAPVGMDLVGPLLHFTAAQVHALRGEPGEAAAHSRLAQPGPEAYPVMHLGGSLAAASVAECAGDYPGVLRAFEPVARMDRSHGIDEPGFWPWQDVYANALVMTGRIDAADAFLRPLEATARGASHRSTIARLGYVRGRILGAQGRLDDAVRCFEESLAQLEGLHLPYNTARGRFAYGQTLRRFGRRRDATEVLASARDAFASVGAMVYVARCERELHAAGTGVFRAVGQVAGPGQDAGGHRQAPGAQPPSTAFTPQEAAVARLVAAGLSNRDASRELFVSVKTVQYHLTRIYAKLGISSRGELAALYRASDEFAAPE, encoded by the coding sequence ATGCTGAATCCCCGCGACGATGCGGTCGCCCGCGCCCAGGAGCTGTCCGAGCTGGACTCGCTCCTGGGCGCGGCTGCGTCCGCCGGCCCGGCTCCGCGCCGGGCCGTGTGCGCGGTCGTCGAAGGGCCGCAGGGCATCGGCAAGACGGCGCTGTGCGAGGCCTTCCTGCAGGTCCACCCGGAGCTCACCGTAGCCCTGGCGGACACGTCGCCGTGGGAACGCGGGCTGCCGGGCGGGGTCCTAGCCCAGCTCGGCCTCCCGCGCAGTGAGCCTGCTGATGATGAGAGTGCACAGGCCACGGACCCGCCTCACCTGCACCCTCATGGCGAGCCCGAGTGGCTGCCCGCCGGGCGCGCCGCCCTCGAAGGCCTCACCGCGTTAACCGCCGAGGGCCCCGCGGTCGTCGTCCTCGACGGGCTCGAGCACGCCGACACCCTCTCGCTCGAGGCGCTCGCCTACGCCGTCCGGCGCGTCCGGACCCCGCTCTTCGTGCTCGCTACCGAGAATCCAGCCACGGCCGTCCCCAGCAGCCCCGCGGTGGCCTTCTCCGAGGCTGTCCGGGCGCGCCGCATCCGCCTGGCCCCCCTCCCGCCCGAGGACCTGCGCGCCCTCGCACGCGCCCGCACCGGCGCCGAACTCTCCCCCGAGGCGGCCCAGTCCCTCTGGCGCGTCAGCCGGGGCAACCCCGGGCTGGCGCTCGAGGCGCTCGAGCACGGACTCGAGGCTCTCGGCCCCGAGGGCCTCGCCGCGCACGGGCCGGACGCCGTCGTGCCGTCGGTGGCCGCACGGACGGCGGCCGCGCTCGCGCTCCTTCCCCCGGCCGCCCGCTCCCTCGTGGAGGCCGTCAGCGTCCTCGGCGGAACGCCCACCGGCGCGGCGGCGGCCCAGCTTGCGGGCCTTCCCGCGGACGACGCAGGGGCGCTCCTCGCCGCCGCCGACGCCGCGTGGAGCGCGGGGCTGCTCGAGTGCCGCACGGTCGCGGGCAGCCTGCAGCTGACCATCCGAGAGCCGCTCGTACGCGACGCGGTCCACGACGGACTCGGCCCCGGCTACCGTGCCGCGCTCCACTCGCATGCGGCCAGGCTTGCCACCTCGACGCGCGAGCGGGTCCGCCACCTCGTCGCCGCGGCGGTGATGCCCGACGCCGGTCTGGCCGCCGAGGTGGACACGCTCGCCGACGAGGAGGCCGCCGAGGGGGACTGGAGCGCCGCCGCGGACGCGCTCGTCGCCGCGAGCCAGCTCCACATCGACCCGGTGCTGCGCGAGGACCGTCTCCTCCGCGCGGCGGAGGCCATGGTCGGTGCGGGCGATCTCCCCCAGGCCGCGCCGCTCGCTCGGCGCATCGAGTCCCTGCCCCAGAGCGCGGCGCGTGACGCGGTCCTGGCCTACTACGCGATCCACAAGGGCCAGGCCCGCCGCGCAGCCGCGCTCCTGGACCGGGCATGGGAGACGAGGGACCCGCTCAAGTCCGCGGGGCTCGCCTCCCGCATCGCACAGTACCGCGTCCTCGATTCCCTCGCCGAATGGGACATCCCAGCGTTGCTGGACTGGACGGCGACGGCCGTGCGTCTGGCCGGCCCGAACAGCACCGCGGGAATCGAGGCCCGAGCAATGCTCGGTCTGGGACTCGGGTGCGCTGGCCGGCCCGAGGAGGCGCGGCAGGCCTACGACGAGCTCGGGGCATCGCCTCAGCTCGGCGGCCGCGACCAGCGCCTCCACCTGGGCCGCGGCTGGCTTGCCCTCGCGCTCGACGACCTCGACGAGGCGCGACTCGAACTCCGCGCCGCGATCCCGCCGGCCCGGCGCCCAGGCGCGCTGCGCATCACCCTGTGGGCGCACGCCTGGCTGGCCCGGGCGGAGTTCACGGTGGGCCGCTGGGACGACGCACTCGCCGTTGCCCGCTCCGGGATCGCGCTCAACGCACCGGTCGGGATGGACCTCGTGGGGCCCCTCCTCCACTTCACTGCGGCGCAGGTCCACGCTCTGCGCGGCGAGCCGGGCGAGGCCGCCGCACACAGCCGGCTCGCCCAGCCCGGGCCCGAGGCCTACCCCGTGATGCACCTCGGCGGCTCGCTCGCCGCGGCCTCCGTCGCGGAGTGCGCCGGCGACTACCCCGGTGTCCTGCGCGCGTTCGAGCCGGTGGCCCGGATGGACCGCTCCCACGGAATCGACGAGCCCGGGTTCTGGCCATGGCAGGACGTCTACGCCAACGCGCTCGTCATGACCGGTCGGATCGACGCGGCGGACGCGTTCCTGCGTCCGCTCGAGGCCACGGCCCGCGGTGCGTCGCACCGCAGCACGATCGCGCGGCTGGGCTACGTGCGCGGACGGATCCTGGGAGCCCAGGGCAGGCTCGACGACGCGGTGCGGTGCTTCGAGGAGTCACTCGCACAGCTCGAGGGACTTCACCTGCCGTACAACACCGCGCGCGGCCGCTTCGCCTACGGCCAGACACTCCGTCGATTCGGCCGCCGCCGCGACGCGACCGAGGTGCTCGCCTCCGCCCGTGACGCGTTCGCCAGCGTGGGCGCCATGGTGTACGTGGCGCGCTGCGAGCGCGAGCTCCACGCGGCGGGCACCGGGGTATTCCGTGCGGTCGGCCAGGTCGCCGGGCCGGGCCAGGACGCCGGCGGGCACCGCCAGGCACCGGGGGCACAGCCGCCCAGCACGGCCTTCACCCCCCAGGAGGCCGCGGTGGCACGGCTGGTGGCCGCGGGCCTGAGCAACCGCGACGCGTCGCGCGAGCTGTTCGTATCCGTCAAGACGGTCCAGTACCACCTCACGCGGATCTACGCGAAGCTTGGGATCAGCTCACGGGGAGAGCTCGCAGCCCTCTACCGCGCGTCGGACGAGTTCGCTGCCCCCGAGTAG
- a CDS encoding MFS transporter, giving the protein MSSSAHAALGQRRRSTLAWVVALGTAALTFDGYDLVVYGTVVSGLMRDPAQIGQLDPATAGVLGSYALIGVMVGALVSGAIGDFVGRRKVMLAALAWFSLGMGATALATDVVAFGALRFLTGIGVGSLVATAGAIVAEFAPKNRRNFYNAIVYSGVPGGGVLASLLALAFNNGADWRPLFWFGAAPLAVILPLAAAKLPESPLWLLARGRTAEAEALGRRTGVVLPRPAQRTGEPRAEQGAAPDGEPAGFAGLATRRFALPTALLGLMSFAGLLLTYGLNTWLPEIMGQYGFGKAYSLTFLLVLNASAIVGGLVASATVDRTGPKRIIAGTFALAALALILLTFHMPFAVLLTAVGVAGVGTIGTQVLVYGYVSNFYTTRTRAAGVAWCAGFGRLGGILGPLLGGLLLSAGVTGQTAFYLFAAVALLGAVVTALVPRPRFAPVPPGAAAGDVAAPASAPTESTAHDGEPEPAVR; this is encoded by the coding sequence ATGTCATCTTCAGCACATGCTGCCCTCGGGCAGCGGCGGCGCAGCACCCTGGCCTGGGTCGTCGCCCTCGGCACGGCGGCCCTCACGTTCGACGGCTATGACCTCGTGGTCTACGGCACCGTCGTCTCGGGCCTCATGAGGGACCCGGCCCAGATCGGCCAGCTCGACCCCGCGACGGCCGGCGTCCTCGGCAGCTACGCCCTGATCGGCGTCATGGTCGGGGCACTCGTCAGCGGCGCGATCGGCGACTTCGTAGGCCGCCGCAAGGTCATGCTCGCAGCGCTCGCCTGGTTCTCCCTCGGCATGGGTGCCACCGCCCTGGCGACCGATGTCGTGGCGTTCGGCGCCCTCCGGTTCCTCACCGGAATCGGCGTCGGCTCGCTCGTGGCCACGGCGGGCGCCATCGTCGCCGAATTCGCGCCCAAGAACCGGCGCAACTTCTACAACGCCATCGTCTACTCGGGTGTCCCGGGGGGTGGGGTGCTCGCATCCCTCCTCGCGCTCGCATTCAACAACGGTGCCGACTGGCGCCCGCTCTTCTGGTTCGGTGCCGCCCCGCTCGCGGTCATCCTCCCCCTCGCGGCGGCGAAGCTGCCCGAGTCGCCCCTCTGGCTCCTGGCCCGCGGCCGCACGGCGGAGGCCGAGGCACTCGGCCGCCGCACCGGCGTCGTGCTTCCCCGGCCGGCCCAGCGCACCGGGGAGCCGAGGGCGGAACAGGGCGCCGCGCCCGACGGCGAGCCCGCGGGCTTCGCGGGCCTGGCCACCCGCCGGTTCGCCCTCCCCACGGCGCTTCTGGGCCTCATGAGCTTCGCCGGGCTCCTCCTCACCTATGGGCTCAACACGTGGCTGCCGGAGATCATGGGCCAGTACGGATTCGGCAAGGCGTACTCGCTCACGTTCCTGCTCGTGCTCAATGCGTCCGCGATTGTGGGCGGGCTGGTCGCGTCGGCGACCGTGGACAGGACCGGCCCCAAGAGGATCATCGCGGGCACGTTCGCGCTCGCGGCGCTCGCCCTGATCCTCCTGACGTTCCACATGCCGTTCGCCGTCCTCCTGACGGCAGTGGGCGTGGCGGGGGTCGGGACGATCGGCACCCAGGTCCTCGTCTACGGGTACGTGTCGAACTTCTACACGACGCGGACCCGTGCCGCCGGCGTGGCGTGGTGCGCGGGCTTCGGGCGGCTCGGCGGCATCCTCGGCCCACTCCTCGGCGGCCTCCTGCTCTCTGCGGGGGTCACCGGCCAGACCGCGTTCTACCTGTTCGCCGCGGTCGCGCTGCTCGGCGCGGTCGTGACGGCCCTCGTGCCGCGGCCCCGGTTTGCCCCCGTGCCGCCCGGCGCCGCGGCCGGCGACGTCGCAGCGCCCGCCTCGGCACCGACGGAAAGCACCGCCCACGACGGCGAGCCGGAACCCGCCGTCCGATGA